The Psychromonas sp. MME1 genome window below encodes:
- the cysB gene encoding HTH-type transcriptional regulator CysB produces MKLQQLRYIVEVLNNNLNVSATAENLFTSQPGISKQVCMLEDELGIQIFERSGKHLTQVTPAGSEVIRFASEILGKVESIKAIASQYTKPDQGSLNIATTHTQARYALPEVIQGFIKRYPHVSLHMHQGTPAQISESVVKGKTDFAIATEALHLYSDLIMLPCYHWNRSVIVPKGHPLANVQNITIADIAQYPIVTYVFGFTGRSELDEAFNAAGFSPNVVFTATDADVIKTYVRLGLGVGVVASMAMNKSDDDFCVIDASHLFAPSTTSIGFRKGTFLRDYMYDFMYRFAPHLTRPLVEKAIQLKYSAEVNKLFEDIELPTR; encoded by the coding sequence ATGAAATTACAGCAATTACGCTACATTGTAGAAGTGTTAAATAATAATTTAAATGTTTCTGCGACAGCTGAAAACTTATTTACTTCACAACCAGGTATTAGTAAACAGGTCTGTATGCTTGAAGACGAACTCGGCATCCAAATTTTTGAGCGTAGTGGTAAACATTTAACGCAGGTGACACCCGCAGGCAGTGAAGTGATCCGCTTTGCTTCGGAAATATTGGGTAAAGTTGAAAGTATCAAAGCAATCGCGTCACAATATACTAAACCTGATCAAGGCTCTTTAAATATTGCTACAACTCATACCCAAGCACGTTATGCCTTACCGGAGGTTATACAGGGGTTTATTAAACGTTATCCGCATGTTTCTTTGCATATGCATCAGGGGACGCCTGCACAAATAAGTGAATCAGTGGTGAAAGGGAAAACGGATTTTGCTATTGCTACTGAAGCATTACATCTTTATAGCGATTTGATTATGCTACCTTGTTATCACTGGAATCGTTCTGTGATAGTCCCTAAGGGGCACCCTTTAGCTAATGTCCAAAATATTACCATTGCAGACATTGCCCAGTATCCCATCGTAACATATGTATTTGGGTTTACTGGCCGCTCTGAGTTAGATGAAGCTTTCAATGCAGCTGGGTTTTCTCCTAATGTGGTATTTACTGCAACCGATGCCGATGTTATTAAAACCTATGTGCGCTTGGGGTTGGGCGTTGGTGTGGTTGCCAGTATGGCGATGAATAAATCCGATGATGATTTTTGTGTGATAGATGCTAGCCATCTTTTTGCGCCAAGCACCACCAGCATTGGCTTTCGTAAAGGGACTTTTTTACGTGATTATATGTATGACTTCATGTATCGATTCGCCCCGCATTTAACGCGCCCCTTGGTCGAGAAGGCTATTCAATTAAAATATAGTGCAGAAGTGAATAAATTATTTGAAGATATTGAATTGCCTACGCGCTAA
- a CDS encoding HAMP domain-containing sensor histidine kinase encodes MQDENSLDFNTILATSAHDMKNSLFMLLQSIEELDLADNFTPKQHQSFADLHYQTSRINGSLMQLLALYRDQTGQLPINIEENSVSDMLQEVLDRNRLYINSSHIKVILDVDTDLTAYFDQDLITYIITDVFVNALRHTDKKIILRAFTDEQYVTIQVEDDGNGYPDHMLAVNQDQELPFNAARGRSGLGLLFAKKIAAAHKTKLLQGHILLENKEESGGSVFTLRLP; translated from the coding sequence ATGCAGGATGAAAATAGTCTCGATTTTAATACCATTTTAGCCACCAGCGCGCATGACATGAAAAACTCTTTATTTATGCTTTTACAGTCTATTGAAGAGTTAGACCTTGCCGATAACTTCACGCCAAAACAGCACCAATCTTTTGCAGATCTGCATTATCAGACATCGCGCATTAACGGCAGTTTAATGCAATTATTAGCATTATACCGTGACCAAACAGGCCAACTGCCCATCAACATAGAAGAAAATTCTGTTAGCGATATGTTGCAAGAGGTATTAGATAGAAATCGACTATATATAAATAGCAGCCATATAAAAGTCATACTTGATGTAGATACCGATTTAACCGCTTACTTTGATCAAGATTTAATCACCTATATTATTACAGATGTTTTTGTCAATGCACTGCGCCACACCGACAAAAAAATTATTCTACGCGCATTTACCGATGAACAGTACGTGACCATTCAGGTTGAAGATGACGGCAATGGCTACCCTGACCATATGTTAGCAGTGAATCAAGATCAAGAACTACCATTCAACGCCGCGCGTGGACGAAGCGGCCTTGGTCTTCTATTTGCAAAAAAAATTGCCGCTGCACATAAAACAAAGCTGCTACAAGGTCACATTTTACTAGAAAATAAAGAAGAATCTGGTGGAAGTGTATTTACCTTAAGGTTACCTTAA
- a CDS encoding DNA repair ATPase has product MSKQRAVISEVDEILLNATRMPFSKNLLLILQQRIRNALMLMLNNAPTNETIRDHLKNTEVQIQQTRENYSPPDESSFRAPENDKEALLLLQVTKKIRAVLRSEHAKGKINTEIFVAEDHRLELMQLKINLENSIKRITNAHLNKQFGSANQMINKLLEILQSIPDKDSYLERQYEKLLAIKDEIKSYLVKHSDKELEAIKAREEEKKNDLDVLFQDKKKW; this is encoded by the coding sequence ATGAGTAAACAACGGGCAGTGATCAGTGAGGTTGATGAAATATTGCTCAACGCAACGCGCATGCCATTTAGTAAAAATTTATTATTAATTCTCCAACAGCGCATTCGCAACGCATTGATGTTAATGCTAAATAATGCACCAACCAATGAAACTATACGCGACCATTTAAAAAATACAGAAGTACAAATCCAACAAACACGTGAAAACTATAGCCCTCCCGATGAAAGTAGCTTCCGTGCACCAGAAAATGATAAAGAGGCATTACTTCTTTTACAGGTAACTAAAAAAATCAGAGCGGTACTTAGATCAGAGCATGCTAAAGGAAAAATCAATACTGAAATATTTGTTGCAGAAGATCATCGTCTCGAGTTAATGCAATTAAAAATAAACCTTGAAAATAGTATTAAAAGAATTACCAATGCCCATCTAAACAAGCAATTTGGCAGTGCTAATCAGATGATTAATAAACTACTTGAGATTTTACAAAGTATTCCTGACAAAGATAGCTACTTAGAAAGGCAGTATGAAAAATTACTAGCGATCAAAGATGAGATAAAATCGTACTTAGTTAAACATAGCGATAAAGAGCTAGAAGCAATTAAAGCACGTGAAGAGGAGAAGAAAAATGATCTCGATGTACTTTTCCAAGATAAGAAGAAATGGTAA
- a CDS encoding TraR/DksA C4-type zinc finger protein has protein sequence MQHICDKKINKFRKMLLDSLEVIRKNIALSLAKSTDSNDKMLASQLSILSIDELLDLAINSNIATISSLSSDIQRIDAALNNIQINMFGLCADCEEEIDEQILTNAPTTQRCSHCQSKYEKQKCKGFKL, from the coding sequence ATGCAACACATCTGTGATAAAAAAATCAATAAATTCAGAAAGATGCTACTAGATTCACTGGAAGTAATACGGAAAAATATTGCACTTAGCTTAGCTAAATCAACAGACAGTAATGATAAAATGCTTGCCTCTCAGCTTTCCATACTATCCATTGATGAGCTACTGGACCTAGCAATAAATAGCAATATAGCGACCATATCAAGCCTCAGCAGTGATATCCAACGTATTGATGCCGCATTAAATAATATACAAATTAATATGTTTGGGTTATGTGCCGACTGTGAAGAAGAAATTGACGAACAAATATTAACTAATGCCCCAACAACACAGCGTTGCAGCCATTGTCAAAGTAAGTATGAAAAACAAAAATGTAAGGGCTTTAAGCTTTAA
- a CDS encoding AAA family ATPase: MSKNNSANLQPSASSDHKMSALSIKQCSPDFTAQLASGDHHVENWLSIYPIVSQIITHFTKLPQPLLIINSRSWEAAIAVTNETLPDNFQSLALQNYNQQTLFGRLNIENDILVNFAAGEIANHQNGCLILHISPLLVSPHLWFLLKAFLLNRTVPASSAVNSDKLKGPFPDPLDNEINTKVIIIANRFQLDELAQIDPEYSQVDRLFTELSSDIDTTDSNIQSLKFYCQRLIKQSQIHALTDDAMALLFHHLSSLCEHQRKILFSPRIIENLLRYAQLLNPEKPTISALEIQNVLDLQDQSHSLAQSFSDQAIIEKQLRLQLKGAEIGQINGMSVVELMGYPNEFGEIFRISASDMLGDGEIIDVERKVDFSR; this comes from the coding sequence TTGTCGAAAAATAATTCAGCTAACCTACAGCCTTCTGCCTCAAGCGACCATAAAATGAGTGCCTTATCCATAAAGCAGTGCTCCCCTGATTTTACTGCTCAGCTCGCTAGTGGTGATCATCATGTTGAAAATTGGTTATCGATATACCCCATCGTTTCACAAATAATCACTCATTTTACCAAGCTACCACAACCGTTGCTGATTATAAATTCACGCTCTTGGGAAGCCGCTATCGCAGTAACCAATGAAACTTTACCTGATAATTTTCAGTCGTTAGCTCTGCAAAATTACAACCAACAAACTTTATTTGGCCGACTTAACATTGAAAATGATATTTTAGTCAATTTTGCGGCTGGTGAAATAGCCAATCATCAAAATGGCTGTCTCATTCTTCATATTAGTCCGTTACTTGTTTCTCCACATTTATGGTTTTTACTGAAAGCCTTTTTACTTAATCGGACGGTGCCCGCCAGTTCAGCAGTCAATAGTGATAAATTAAAAGGTCCTTTTCCTGATCCCTTAGATAATGAGATCAATACAAAGGTAATCATTATTGCCAATCGTTTTCAACTAGATGAGCTTGCGCAAATAGATCCAGAATATAGCCAAGTTGATCGCTTATTTACTGAATTATCAAGCGATATAGACACGACCGATAGTAATATTCAGTCTCTAAAATTTTATTGCCAGCGATTAATCAAACAGTCCCAAATACATGCACTGACTGATGATGCGATGGCATTACTGTTTCACCATTTATCGAGTTTATGTGAACATCAACGAAAAATACTGTTTTCACCTCGTATTATTGAGAACTTATTACGTTATGCACAATTACTTAATCCAGAGAAACCGACTATTTCTGCATTAGAAATCCAAAATGTACTTGATTTACAGGATCAATCTCATTCATTAGCGCAAAGTTTCAGCGACCAAGCTATCATTGAAAAACAACTACGTTTACAACTTAAAGGTGCTGAAATTGGGCAAATAAATGGTATGTCGGTTGTTGAATTGATGGGCTACCCCAATGAATTTGGAGAAATATTTCGTATTTCAGCAAGCGACATGCTTGGCGATGGAGAGATTATAGATGTTGAACGAAAAGTTGATTTCAGCCGGTAA
- a CDS encoding S16 family serine protease, producing MLNEKLISAGNIHAKSMLIVQGYLNHFFTHINNFPLSCNVVFEQSYQESDGDSASLAILLAVISCYAKRPLAQNLFVTGSLDQQGNVLAIGGINQKIHAITRLFNLQLLTEAVSVIIPKANQINLTLDSQTLLLVENKMINIYAIDHCQEAFPLSMNCSFSDVIEQINDRIETINKDEDNDINDSWLTKLLALFK from the coding sequence ATGTTGAACGAAAAGTTGATTTCAGCCGGTAATATTCATGCGAAAAGTATGCTTATTGTACAAGGATACCTAAACCATTTTTTCACTCATATTAATAATTTTCCGCTTTCATGTAATGTCGTATTTGAACAATCCTATCAAGAAAGTGATGGCGACAGTGCTTCTCTGGCGATTTTATTAGCGGTGATATCCTGTTATGCAAAACGTCCTTTGGCACAAAATTTATTTGTCACAGGTTCATTAGATCAACAAGGTAATGTATTAGCGATTGGTGGCATTAACCAAAAAATTCATGCTATAACTCGTCTATTTAACTTACAATTATTAACGGAAGCTGTTAGCGTTATCATTCCGAAAGCCAATCAAATTAATTTAACCTTAGATTCACAGACGCTACTATTGGTTGAAAATAAAATGATAAATATATATGCCATTGACCACTGCCAAGAAGCATTTCCGCTATCGATGAACTGCTCCTTTAGTGATGTAATAGAGCAGATTAACGATCGCATAGAAACGATAAATAAAGATGAAGATAATGACATCAATGACAGTTGGCTTACAAAATTACTCGCTCTATTTAAATAA
- the fabA gene encoding bifunctional 3-hydroxydecanoyl-ACP dehydratase/trans-2-decenoyl-ACP isomerase — translation MTKTISQKELGKNSYTKEELVQCGQGNLFGEGNCQLPVDNMLMLDRIISITSDGGEHGKGELIAELDIDQALWFFQCHFPGDPVMPGCLGLDAMWQLVGFFLGWSGGPGKGRALGVGNVKFTGQVLPTSKKVTYRITMKRLIMRKLVMGIADGVVEVDGKVIYTAEDLKVGLFIDTTSF, via the coding sequence ATGACTAAAACCATATCCCAAAAAGAGTTGGGGAAAAACTCTTATACAAAAGAAGAATTAGTGCAATGTGGCCAAGGCAATTTATTTGGTGAAGGTAATTGCCAACTTCCAGTTGATAATATGCTTATGTTAGACCGAATTATTAGCATTACATCTGACGGTGGTGAACACGGAAAAGGCGAACTCATCGCAGAATTAGATATTGACCAAGCACTATGGTTTTTTCAATGCCACTTCCCAGGTGACCCTGTTATGCCTGGATGTTTAGGACTTGATGCAATGTGGCAACTAGTGGGTTTCTTCTTGGGATGGAGCGGTGGCCCTGGTAAAGGACGTGCGCTAGGTGTGGGTAACGTAAAGTTCACAGGGCAAGTATTACCGACCTCTAAGAAAGTGACTTATAGAATTACCATGAAGCGTCTTATAATGAGAAAGTTAGTCATGGGTATTGCTGACGGTGTTGTAGAAGTTGATGGCAAAGTTATCTATACAGCAGAAGACCTTAAAGTTGGCTTATTTATCGACACAACTAGCTTCTAA
- the sppA gene encoding signal peptide peptidase SppA, which translates to MKTLYTWLKAIAKFINFSRLFILNSLFLVILIVIIAAINIEEPQLLISDNSTLHLNFSGSIVEQKKPIDFSAELSKQLVTSTEQINNEYQIDEILQVIRYAKYDPQIDNILLELDGLTHASINHLTDIGDALNNFKSAGKKVTATADNYSQSQYFLASFADQINLNPQGMVFLQGYSVYRLYFKEALDNLLITPHIFKVGTYKSFVEPFTQNTMSEDSKIANKHWLDQLWKNYSNTVIAQRKNSNINADSLSPSLVQLKSDLQKANGDPARYALQVGLVDELNNRFNVIKTLKEQAQSQGHELKLLSYDDYQSTLPALYEDQYSSSKIALIHGSGEILDGQQNGDTIGGDSFAKLLEKALNDTQIKAVVIRLDTPGGSAFASEKIRQQILALKQADKKVVVSMASVAASGGYWIASAADMIVAHPTTLTGSIGIFGMFASIDKALNKFGIYNDGIGTNELSTLNPTRALNPELAEIMQLGIEHGYQQFLTVVAEGRNMSIADVDKIAQGRVWTGQDALQYHLVDKLGNLQDAINEAVTLAELNEYQIEIIGPTLSTKQQFINEIFSTSIKWLPQSMQISPSLYEALQSIQAQTSVLSKFNDPQGHYLYCPMCSVK; encoded by the coding sequence ATGAAAACCTTATATACTTGGCTCAAAGCAATTGCGAAATTTATTAATTTTAGCCGATTATTTATTTTAAACAGTCTATTTTTAGTAATTCTAATAGTGATTATCGCCGCTATTAATATAGAAGAGCCGCAACTGCTCATCTCCGATAACTCGACTTTACACCTCAACTTTTCCGGATCAATCGTTGAACAAAAAAAACCCATCGATTTTTCTGCTGAATTATCTAAACAACTCGTCACATCAACAGAACAAATAAATAACGAATATCAGATAGATGAGATACTGCAGGTCATTCGCTACGCTAAATATGATCCACAAATAGATAATATTTTGCTAGAACTTGATGGGTTAACACATGCAAGTATAAACCACTTAACCGATATTGGTGACGCACTTAATAACTTCAAAAGTGCGGGGAAAAAGGTAACTGCTACTGCAGATAACTATTCGCAAAGTCAGTATTTTCTTGCCAGTTTTGCAGATCAAATCAATTTGAATCCTCAAGGTATGGTATTTTTACAAGGTTATTCTGTATATCGACTTTATTTTAAAGAGGCGTTAGATAACCTTCTCATTACGCCACATATTTTCAAAGTTGGCACCTACAAATCTTTTGTTGAACCTTTTACACAAAACACAATGTCAGAAGACAGCAAGATAGCCAACAAGCACTGGTTAGATCAACTGTGGAAAAATTATTCTAATACTGTCATTGCACAACGAAAAAATAGCAACATCAACGCAGATTCATTATCACCATCCTTAGTACAATTGAAAAGCGATTTACAAAAGGCAAATGGTGATCCAGCTCGCTATGCACTGCAAGTTGGTTTGGTAGATGAACTCAATAACCGTTTTAACGTGATTAAAACACTAAAAGAACAAGCCCAATCACAGGGGCATGAATTAAAATTGCTTAGTTATGATGACTATCAATCTACATTACCAGCGCTTTATGAGGATCAATATTCATCAAGTAAAATTGCTTTAATACATGGCAGTGGTGAAATACTAGATGGTCAACAAAATGGTGATACCATTGGTGGTGATAGCTTTGCAAAGTTACTTGAAAAAGCGCTTAACGATACACAAATTAAAGCCGTCGTTATTCGTCTTGATACACCCGGAGGTAGTGCCTTTGCTTCGGAAAAAATACGCCAACAAATATTAGCGTTAAAACAAGCTGATAAAAAGGTGGTTGTATCCATGGCTAGTGTTGCAGCCTCTGGAGGTTACTGGATAGCCTCTGCAGCAGATATGATTGTTGCTCATCCTACGACCTTAACGGGATCTATCGGTATTTTTGGCATGTTTGCAAGCATCGATAAAGCACTAAATAAATTCGGTATCTATAATGACGGTATTGGAACTAATGAGTTATCAACACTCAATCCCACACGCGCACTCAATCCAGAACTTGCTGAGATTATGCAGCTTGGCATCGAACATGGCTATCAACAATTCCTAACTGTTGTGGCGGAAGGTCGTAACATGTCGATAGCAGACGTTGACAAAATAGCACAAGGGCGAGTTTGGACTGGTCAAGATGCACTGCAGTATCATCTGGTTGATAAGCTCGGAAATTTACAAGATGCGATTAATGAAGCGGTGACACTCGCAGAATTAAATGAATACCAAATTGAGATTATTGGCCCAACGCTTTCCACAAAGCAACAATTTATTAATGAGATATTTAGCACTTCGATAAAATGGCTTCCACAGAGTATGCAGATTTCCCCCTCTT